In Brachyhypopomus gauderio isolate BG-103 chromosome 11, BGAUD_0.2, whole genome shotgun sequence, a single genomic region encodes these proteins:
- the LOC143527442 gene encoding transforming growth factor beta activator LRRC33-like, with product MAVDLTSLFIMCILCVFIPYSAMRDNYQKYNMLGQSWRNRNLTTVPVDLDHRLKALDLSINTIEQLNVLNLRALEELDLSYNHLNFIWKEAFKNLFHLRYVNLAKNSLDSNVINNSQAFQHIYGLKCLDISLNNLNDDTVGLYIHNAKALEHLSLSGNSLSRLTPNLFANNKNLVSIDIENNNIFEVDEGTFEPLRKLSILNMARNNLVHICDFWLHQVTFLNLSQNSIEFFFTYQNREIYLLETLDLSYNNLLYFPVVPSRNKLKYLHLQHNKIGVLGLENSILEAKTLYANITLNTEMQNTDYSNGMSLSTLHYIDLSANHFRDFSMTSLSNLSSLKILNLSDNCLQNISCGILEKDSQRGFRDHCMPSLHHISLQNNQIEHLPRIFFDFLPKLETLILSQNYVKLCVETANLIMDNCVSFRGIQNLKHLDLEENGIKYIAPNSFAKTYLESLNLAGNTNLVLSRSSLEGLQDSLESLSIAKSNVSTSQVSLPCMSKLRILNISYNQFEDLPESFSCAPITLLDVHNNNFSSLNFLTNMTELNLIYISNNTYSCCHTGWLTTLNKTRIADMDKTECQHETDDVITFHLLHNHTIECQWEASWTDKHIVKAIILLLIVIVLISAAFVLMKEVCNNGSSIV from the exons ATGGCTGTGGATCTTACGAGCTTATTTATTATGTGCATTCTATGTGTTTTCATTCCTTACTCTGCAATGAGGGACAATTACCAGAAG TACAACATGTTGGGACAGTCCTGGAGAAACAGGAATCTTACCACAGTGCCTGTAGATTTAGACCACAGGCTTAAAGCACTCGACTTATCGATAAATACAATTGAGCAATTAAATGTACTCAATCTCAGAGCCCTTGAGGAGCTGGACCTGAGTTATAACCATCTGAATTTCATATGGAAAGAAGCTTTCAAGAACCTATTCCATCTCCGCTACGTGAACCTTGCAAAGAATTCACTGGACAGCAATGTAATCAACAACAGTCAAGCTTTCCAGCACATTTATGGACTAAAGTGTTTGGACATTTCACTGAACAATCTCAATGATGACACTGTGGGTTTATATATTCATAATGCTAAAGCTCTTGAACATCTGTCTCTCAGCGGTAACAGTTTATCTAGACTTACACCAAATCTATTTGCAAACAACAAGAACCTTGTAAGTATTGATATTGAAAACAACAATATTTTTGAAGTTGATGAGGGAACATTTGAGCCCTTGAGGAAACTATCAATACTGAACATGGCCAGGAATAATTTGGTACATATTTGTGATTTTTGGCTTCATCAAGTAACCTTTCTCAATTTAAGCCAAAATTCTATAGAATTCTTTTTTACCTATCAGAATCGTGAAATATATCTCCTTGAAACTCTGGATTTAAGCTACAATAACCTTCTGTATTTTCCAGTTGTTCCCAGTAGGAATAAATTGAAGTACCTTCACCTGCAACACAATAAAATAGGTGTTTTAGGACTGGAAAACTCTATTTTAGAAGCTAAAACATTATATGCTAATATAACTCTGAATACAGAAATGCAAAATACAGATTACAGTAATGGCATGAGCCTTTCAACATTGCATTACATTGATTTGAGTGCTAACCATTTCAGAGATTTCAGTATGACTTCTTTAAGCAACCTGAGCTCTTTAAAGATATTAAATTTGAGTGATAATTGTCTCCAGAATATCAGCTGTGGTATACTGGAAAAAGACAGTCAAAGAGGATTCAGAGACCACTGCATGCCATCTTTACACCACATAAGTCTACAGAACAATCAAATTGAACACTTGCCCAGAATCTTTTTTGATTTCcttccaaaattagaaacacTTATTCTGAGTCAAAATTATGTGAAGCTATGTGTAGAAACAGCCAACCTAATCATGGACAACTGTGTATCATTCAGGGGAATACAAAATTTGAAACACTTGGATCTAGAAGAAAATGGGATCAAATATATTGCCCCAAATAGCTTtgcaaaaacatatttagagtCTCTCAATCTCGCTGGAAATACAAACTTAGTTTTATCGAGAAGTTCCTTGGAAGGTTTGCAAGATAGCCTTGAATCGCTAAGTATCGCCAAAAGTAATGTGAGCACCTCACAGGTGTCGCTTCCGTGCATGTCAAAGTTAAgaattttaaatatttcttatAACCAGTTTGAAGATCTTCCAGAATCTTTCAGTTGTGCGCCAATAACACTTCTTGATGTACACAACAATAACTTCTCTTCCTTAAACTTTCTGACAAATATGACTGAACTAAATTTAATTTACATAAGCAATAATACATACAGTTGTTGCCATACAGGGTGGTTAACAACTTTAAATAAGACACGTATTGCCGACATGGACAAAACTGAATGCCAGCATGAAACTGATGATGTCATTACATTTCACTTGTTACACAACCATACCATAGAGTGTCAGTGGGAGGCCTCCTGGACAGATAAACATATTGTAAAAGCTATTATATTGTTATTAATTGTTATTGTCCTTATTAGTGCTGCATTTGTGCTGATGAAGGAAGTGTGCAATAATGGATCATCAATTGTTTAA